The Chloroflexota bacterium genome window below encodes:
- a CDS encoding glycerophosphodiester phosphodiesterase family protein, translating to MSGTTSQSPDTASLEALLTLPQDAGAQGLAARYAPIIRFDQQEPFMPLAAGYTIFRDDADSPSFPRRVELYPPDRAGAVLAIEYAIWWDWDIGHLYELEHIWVFVDGDGQVVRGEASWHGGYHSMALDGRLTLEDDHLVVYSEPGKHAFAPEPGWFLQRRPAREVAEQTRRLAGVGGVWVTPLFEAELTRLRTPYANTLVRTFLQRQVFEPARQSGQAFPITSQVLVPWPALADWIPRRVACRIDRLAATVPPEDLHFLRIAHRGASAHAPENTLAAFRRAAELGANAVELDVRVSADGVPVVIHDPVVSRLGASGAVSELSLDQLKTLDAGNGETIPTLEEAIGCCMEERLIPYIELEAGAAIQPVVEAIQRYELHHWAIVGSFRADWVAAVKFFDSTIATSILFDAPSVDPVKLAQAVGADYVHPCWESLVPEPHRLLTPEWIARVRQAGLGILLWHEERPTEIAQLRRLGVDGICSDAPELL from the coding sequence ATGAGCGGGACGACATCCCAATCCCCCGATACCGCCAGCCTGGAAGCATTGCTGACTTTGCCCCAGGATGCCGGAGCGCAAGGCCTGGCCGCCCGCTACGCCCCGATCATCCGTTTCGATCAACAGGAGCCTTTCATGCCGCTGGCCGCGGGTTACACCATCTTTCGCGATGATGCCGACTCCCCTAGCTTCCCTCGCCGGGTCGAGCTGTATCCGCCCGACCGGGCAGGGGCGGTGCTGGCCATCGAGTATGCGATCTGGTGGGACTGGGACATCGGTCACCTGTACGAGCTGGAGCACATCTGGGTATTCGTGGACGGCGATGGGCAGGTCGTACGGGGCGAGGCCAGCTGGCACGGCGGCTATCACAGCATGGCGCTGGACGGCAGGTTGACCCTGGAGGATGATCACCTCGTGGTCTATTCCGAACCGGGCAAACACGCGTTTGCACCAGAACCGGGCTGGTTCCTGCAGCGCAGGCCGGCTCGTGAGGTTGCCGAGCAGACCAGGCGACTGGCCGGCGTCGGGGGCGTCTGGGTGACTCCACTGTTCGAGGCCGAGCTAACCCGGCTGCGCACGCCCTACGCCAATACGCTGGTGCGCACCTTCCTGCAGCGACAGGTCTTTGAGCCGGCACGGCAATCTGGCCAGGCCTTTCCGATCACGTCACAAGTGCTGGTGCCCTGGCCGGCCTTGGCGGATTGGATACCCCGCCGCGTGGCCTGCCGCATCGACCGTCTGGCCGCCACTGTTCCTCCCGAGGATCTGCACTTTTTACGCATTGCCCACCGCGGTGCCTCGGCCCACGCCCCGGAAAACACGCTGGCCGCCTTCCGTCGGGCGGCCGAGCTAGGCGCCAACGCCGTGGAACTGGACGTTCGTGTTTCAGCCGATGGCGTGCCTGTGGTCATCCACGACCCGGTGGTGAGCCGGCTGGGTGCCAGTGGTGCAGTCAGCGAGTTGTCCCTGGACCAGCTCAAGACACTGGACGCCGGCAACGGCGAGACCATCCCTACGCTGGAGGAGGCCATTGGGTGCTGCATGGAGGAACGGCTCATCCCCTACATCGAACTCGAGGCCGGCGCAGCCATTCAGCCGGTGGTCGAGGCCATCCAGCGTTACGAACTGCACCATTGGGCCATCGTCGGCTCGTTTCGGGCTGACTGGGTGGCCGCCGTCAAGTTTTTCGATTCGACTATTGCCACGTCGATCCTGTTCGACGCACCCAGCGTGGACCCGGTAAAACTGGCGCAGGCCGTGGGCGCCGACTACGTTCACCCTTGCTGGGAGTCGTTGGTTCCTGAGCCGCACAGGCTGCTCACGCCCGAGTGGATTGCCAGGGTACGCCAGGCCGGTCTGGGCATCCTGCTTTGGCACGAGGAACGGCCGACAGAGATCGCCCAGCTCAGGCGCCTGGGCGTGGATGGCATCTGTAGCGACGCGCCGGAGCTCCTGTGA
- a CDS encoding MFS transporter, with product MTSLKPARVLIPLGLAVALSLFGDLTLYAVLVTQLDVVGLSLAAVGIMLGVNRLIRIPGNPISGLFYDRFGRRRLFLLGMTLGVISTAGYAMLRGFWPFLAMRLTWGIAWTLIHVGGMAMVLDISTPANRGRLTGIYNTWVLAGLGLGPLIGALLVDGYGFQAGMLACATITTIGLLIALVALPETAPHLRQTRLRVQRTGQGWRAQLKRLFPTLATALLDSNRGLVTASLIYLIVMFAGGGVVLSTISLLLQQHFGDEVVVMGVLVGVATLAGLMLGMRSLLAGLSGPLAGHWSDSRAARWSVIAASLVVGILGFTVLGFVQLPSAILAGVALSAISSGAALAILTAQVGDLAPAGKQGAVMGGYATMGDIGSALGPLVAFALVPFIDLRWVYLLCSLTFAAGLVLIWRYRRNLQ from the coding sequence ATGACATCCCTCAAACCGGCCCGCGTGCTCATCCCGTTGGGCCTTGCCGTGGCCCTGTCCCTCTTCGGTGACCTGACGCTCTACGCGGTGTTGGTCACACAGCTGGACGTGGTCGGCTTGAGCCTGGCTGCCGTGGGCATCATGCTGGGCGTGAATCGCCTGATCCGCATCCCGGGCAATCCCATCTCGGGGCTATTCTACGATCGTTTTGGCCGCCGCCGGCTGTTCCTGCTGGGCATGACCCTGGGCGTGATCTCGACCGCAGGCTATGCCATGCTGCGCGGCTTCTGGCCTTTCCTGGCCATGCGCCTGACCTGGGGCATCGCCTGGACGCTGATCCACGTGGGCGGCATGGCCATGGTGTTGGACATAAGCACACCGGCCAACCGGGGACGCCTGACGGGCATCTACAACACCTGGGTGCTGGCGGGCCTGGGACTTGGCCCGTTGATCGGCGCGCTTCTGGTCGATGGCTACGGTTTCCAGGCGGGGATGCTGGCGTGCGCGACGATAACGACAATCGGCCTGCTGATCGCCCTGGTCGCCCTGCCCGAGACCGCGCCCCATCTGCGTCAGACGCGCCTGCGCGTCCAGCGAACCGGGCAGGGCTGGCGCGCGCAGCTGAAACGCCTATTCCCGACGCTGGCGACCGCATTGCTTGACTCGAACCGCGGGCTGGTCACCGCGTCCCTGATCTATCTGATCGTCATGTTCGCGGGCGGAGGGGTGGTGCTCTCGACCATCAGCCTCTTGCTCCAGCAGCATTTCGGTGATGAGGTCGTGGTAATGGGCGTTCTGGTCGGCGTGGCAACGCTGGCGGGTTTGATGCTGGGCATGCGCTCGCTACTGGCGGGACTCTCCGGCCCCCTGGCCGGCCACTGGTCCGATAGCCGCGCTGCACGTTGGTCGGTGATCGCCGCCAGCCTGGTGGTCGGCATCCTGGGCTTCACGGTGCTGGGTTTTGTCCAATTGCCCTCGGCTATTCTGGCCGGCGTAGCTCTGAGCGCGATCAGCAGCGGGGCAGCGTTGGCAATCCTGACGGCTCAGGTGGGGGACCTGGCCCCGGCCGGCAAACAGGGCGCGGTCATGGGCGGCTACGCCACCATGGGCGATATCGGCAGCGCCCTGGGGCCTCTCGTCGCATTTGCCCTCGTACCGTTCATCGACCTGCGCTGGGTTTACCTGCTCTGCTCGCTGACCTTCGCGGCAGGCCTCGTTCTGATCTGGCGCTATCGCAGGAACCTTCAATGA
- a CDS encoding PfkB family carbohydrate kinase: MIPATNTSVDILMLGHFAKDQIIVDGQGETASGGAVTYGSVALRRLGLSVAVVTRLHPDDFHRLDELETAGVQVFATPAPATSGIANYYDSSDMERRVTKLLGFAGPIQAAEVPDLSARVYAVAPIMAGEVDLPLLKTLARRGPVSLDVQGFVRVREGQDIVFRPWPDMADGLAHVTFLKVDRAEAELLTGETDLEAAAKRLAGYGPREIVLTQSSGVTVYADGQIYQAPFTPRSLAGRTGRGDTCFMTYLGKRLDTSPAEACRWAGAVTTLKQERAGPWNGDLAAVEQLISSPPTG; the protein is encoded by the coding sequence ATGATCCCTGCAACAAACACTTCTGTTGACATCCTGATGCTCGGTCACTTCGCCAAGGATCAGATCATCGTCGATGGCCAGGGCGAAACAGCCTCTGGCGGCGCGGTCACCTACGGCAGCGTGGCCCTGCGCCGCCTGGGCCTGAGCGTGGCTGTCGTCACCCGCCTGCATCCCGACGACTTCCACCGCCTTGACGAACTGGAAACCGCCGGCGTGCAGGTCTTCGCCACTCCAGCGCCCGCGACCTCCGGCATCGCCAACTATTACGACTCGAGCGATATGGAACGGCGGGTCACGAAACTGCTGGGCTTCGCCGGTCCCATCCAGGCGGCCGAGGTCCCCGATCTGAGCGCCCGCGTCTATGCCGTCGCGCCCATCATGGCCGGCGAAGTGGATCTTCCATTGCTCAAAACGCTGGCCCGCCGCGGCCCCGTGTCGCTGGACGTGCAGGGCTTCGTGCGCGTTCGCGAGGGCCAGGATATCGTCTTTCGCCCCTGGCCAGATATGGCAGATGGCCTGGCCCACGTCACCTTTCTCAAGGTCGACCGGGCCGAGGCAGAGCTGCTAACCGGCGAGACCGACCTGGAAGCCGCTGCCAAACGCCTGGCCGGGTACGGTCCCAGGGAAATCGTGCTCACCCAATCGTCGGGCGTGACTGTCTACGCCGACGGCCAGATCTACCAGGCCCCTTTCACACCGCGTTCACTGGCCGGCCGCACCGGCCGCGGCGATACCTGCTTCATGACCTACCTGGGGAAGCGATTAGACACCTCGCCCGCCGAAGCCTGCCGCTGGGCCGGTGCCGTTACAACGCTGAAGCAGGAACGCGCTGGCCCCTGGAACGGCGACCTGGCTGCGGTTGAACAATTGATATCGAGTCCGCCAACCGGTTAG
- a CDS encoding alkaline phosphatase D family protein encodes MNVRKLAVSLVGTSLLILAALVAGCAPVTIEGVTNLEAPRAANTGEGLEAPQTTPPELVSPAVAAPEVTHGPIAGEVSQHSAVLWARGNTTGTLTFEVSETSDFPETSPSSPIEADETGDFIGEVRIEDLMPGQQYHYRVALTAGGQTSEPVTGQFSTAPAADSPAGFEFTFSAGLGGQGYCRDPETGWTIFETMLAEQPDFFLLMGDSVYVDSACPSPQNVPGAEGPFADLAGFHTRYRYHLEDPHYAALLAQTPVYAIWDDHEILDNFSGVTLGKINPQLFADGRQAFLDFWPVTGTEDDPYRMYREVSYGALADFFILDTRSYRDPVVNWDPSPVTLQPKSMLGADQFAWLEKGLADSQATWKFIVTSVPLSYATGWPQPQVDGRDGWANYSERTGYETELMALLFFVESHDIQNVVFLAGDTHWPFAISYDPDRDGQPNFHELGSSPLSSIPLPPPDKLDPSFNPTVLYAEGEFMGDLFNFGHVSVADDGNLTFRVVDKAGIEHFALTLESE; translated from the coding sequence ATGAATGTCAGAAAGTTGGCAGTGTCGCTTGTTGGCACATCGCTGCTCATTCTTGCAGCCCTGGTAGCAGGGTGTGCGCCGGTAACTATCGAAGGTGTGACGAACCTGGAGGCTCCCCGTGCGGCCAACACAGGAGAGGGGCTGGAAGCACCGCAAACCACGCCGCCCGAACTGGTGAGCCCGGCGGTCGCTGCACCAGAGGTAACGCACGGGCCAATCGCTGGTGAGGTTTCGCAGCACTCAGCCGTGTTGTGGGCGCGCGGCAATACGACAGGAACGCTCACATTTGAGGTATCTGAGACGTCAGACTTCCCGGAAACATCGCCGTCCTCGCCGATCGAGGCGGACGAGACTGGTGATTTCATCGGTGAGGTGCGGATCGAGGACCTGATGCCCGGTCAGCAATATCACTATCGCGTTGCCTTGACGGCGGGTGGACAAACGAGCGAGCCAGTCACCGGCCAATTCAGCACGGCACCTGCTGCCGACTCGCCTGCCGGCTTTGAGTTCACCTTCAGCGCGGGCCTGGGGGGACAGGGCTATTGCCGCGATCCGGAGACTGGCTGGACCATCTTCGAAACGATGTTGGCCGAGCAGCCCGACTTTTTCTTGCTGATGGGAGATAGCGTCTACGTCGACTCCGCCTGTCCGTCACCGCAAAATGTCCCGGGCGCTGAAGGACCTTTCGCCGATCTGGCTGGCTTCCACACGCGCTATCGTTATCACCTGGAAGACCCACACTATGCAGCTTTGCTGGCTCAAACGCCCGTGTACGCGATCTGGGATGATCATGAAATCCTGGACAACTTCAGCGGGGTCACGCTCGGCAAGATCAACCCGCAGCTTTTCGCCGACGGACGCCAGGCGTTCCTTGACTTTTGGCCTGTCACCGGCACGGAAGACGACCCCTACCGGATGTACCGGGAGGTGTCGTACGGTGCGCTTGCGGATTTCTTCATCCTGGATACTCGCTCCTATCGCGACCCCGTTGTCAACTGGGACCCCAGCCCGGTCACATTGCAGCCCAAGTCTATGCTGGGTGCTGACCAGTTTGCCTGGTTGGAGAAAGGATTGGCCGACTCGCAAGCGACCTGGAAATTCATCGTGACCAGCGTGCCACTCTCCTATGCCACCGGCTGGCCCCAACCCCAGGTGGACGGCCGGGACGGTTGGGCGAACTACAGCGAGCGCACAGGCTACGAGACCGAGCTGATGGCCCTGCTGTTCTTTGTCGAAAGCCACGACATCCAGAACGTCGTTTTCCTGGCCGGAGATACGCACTGGCCCTTCGCCATCAGTTACGACCCCGATCGCGACGGCCAGCCCAACTTCCATGAACTGGGCTCCAGCCCCCTGAGCTCCATTCCGCTCCCTCCTCCCGACAAGCTCGATCCCAGCTTCAACCCCACGGTGTTGTACGCCGAGGGTGAGTTCATGGGCGACCTGTTCAACTTTGGCCACGTGTCTGTCGCGGATGACGGAAATCTGACCTTCCGGGTCGTGGATAAGGCCGGCATAGAGCACTTCGCTCTGACACTGGAGTCGGAATAG
- a CDS encoding ABC transporter ATP-binding protein: protein MPGVRLENLTKRFGEVVAVDNLNLEVEDGEILTFLGPSGCGKTTTLRCIAGLLIPEEGEIYLGNDRVTSMPAEKRGLGLVFQNYALWPHMTVFQNLAFGLELRKIPKPDIVRRIDEALALVRLSGMQERFPRQLSGGQQQRVALARALILEPKLLLLDEPLSNLDAQLREEMRFELRELQKSLGITSIYVTHDQAEALVLSDRVAIMEAGRLVQIGTPVEIYSQPTNKFVAGFVGLTSFLEGRVTRQQGENVVIATDDGQELLARSAAFQAGDSVTVALRPEHITLNTNEPTSLPAGINILPGRVERGAYLGDVVDYRIGVGSSIIRVHTGTEIILDPGDQVFLTIPVDQITLVAA, encoded by the coding sequence ATGCCTGGCGTACGCCTGGAGAATCTGACGAAACGCTTCGGAGAGGTGGTTGCCGTCGACAATCTCAACCTGGAGGTCGAGGATGGCGAGATACTGACCTTTCTGGGTCCCAGTGGGTGTGGCAAAACCACGACTCTGCGCTGCATCGCCGGGCTGCTTATCCCCGAGGAGGGTGAGATCTATCTGGGAAATGACCGTGTGACCAGTATGCCGGCCGAGAAGCGCGGCCTGGGCCTGGTCTTTCAGAACTACGCGCTTTGGCCCCACATGACCGTTTTCCAGAACCTGGCCTTCGGCCTGGAGTTACGTAAGATACCCAAGCCGGATATCGTCAGGCGCATCGATGAGGCGTTGGCGCTGGTGCGACTTTCGGGAATGCAAGAACGGTTTCCTCGTCAGCTCTCCGGCGGTCAGCAGCAACGGGTCGCCCTGGCCCGTGCCCTGATTTTGGAGCCAAAGCTATTGCTGCTGGACGAGCCGTTGAGCAACCTGGATGCCCAGCTTCGCGAGGAAATGCGCTTTGAGCTGCGAGAACTGCAAAAAAGCCTGGGCATTACCAGCATCTACGTCACTCACGACCAGGCCGAGGCCCTCGTGCTGTCCGATCGCGTTGCCATTATGGAAGCCGGACGCCTGGTTCAGATCGGGACACCTGTAGAGATCTACAGTCAGCCCACCAATAAGTTCGTAGCCGGCTTCGTGGGGCTGACCAGTTTTTTGGAGGGTAGGGTCACCCGGCAGCAGGGGGAAAACGTCGTCATCGCAACCGACGACGGGCAGGAATTGTTGGCTCGCTCCGCTGCCTTCCAGGCAGGAGATAGCGTTACCGTTGCCCTGCGCCCCGAACATATTACCTTGAACACCAACGAACCAACGTCCCTGCCGGCCGGCATCAACATCCTTCCAGGACGCGTTGAGCGCGGCGCTTACCTGGGCGACGTGGTGGATTATCGCATTGGCGTTGGCAGCTCGATAATCAGAGTCCACACCGGCACAGAGATAATCCTGGACCCTGGCGACCAGGTGTTTCTGACCATCCCGGTGGATCAGATCACACTGGTAGCTGCCTGA
- a CDS encoding ABC transporter permease subunit, protein MSVGSIVRRTLEAVLVVVLGLVIFGPMLGLVLWSVALRWYWPNVLPQEVGWDYWAQALGLEISLAVGAVSILDSFQTSLLLAVASVILVMLIAMPVGYVLAKRRVPWKGLILLLFLMPQAFPQQPVFVNLLLAFNRLGLAGKFTGVLLVHMMVSLVFAVWISSAAFKAVPPELEEAARSVGASGLRTFLRITLPLALPGLLAASVFVFLTSLDEFTGTFFIGLPFVSTLPMLLYSSSGFNLQFASVIAIILLVPSILFMIVIERFLKAEHVGGMGV, encoded by the coding sequence ATGTCTGTTGGTAGCATTGTGCGCAGAACCCTGGAAGCAGTATTAGTGGTCGTGTTGGGCCTGGTCATCTTCGGCCCCATGCTTGGGCTGGTTCTGTGGTCGGTCGCCCTCCGGTGGTATTGGCCCAACGTTTTACCCCAGGAAGTGGGATGGGACTACTGGGCGCAGGCCCTGGGGTTGGAAATAAGCCTGGCCGTCGGTGCTGTCAGCATCCTTGACTCCTTCCAGACCAGCCTGCTGCTGGCTGTCGCCTCGGTGATCCTGGTAATGCTCATCGCCATGCCGGTGGGATACGTCCTGGCCAAGCGGCGCGTTCCCTGGAAGGGACTGATCCTTCTGCTCTTCCTGATGCCTCAGGCCTTTCCCCAGCAGCCAGTGTTTGTCAACCTGCTGCTCGCCTTCAACCGCCTTGGGCTGGCCGGCAAGTTCACCGGCGTGCTTCTGGTTCACATGATGGTCAGCCTCGTCTTTGCGGTGTGGATATCCAGTGCTGCCTTCAAGGCGGTGCCGCCGGAATTGGAGGAAGCGGCCCGCAGCGTGGGAGCCTCCGGTCTGCGAACCTTTCTACGCATCACGCTGCCTCTGGCCTTGCCCGGCCTGTTGGCCGCCAGCGTGTTCGTTTTTTTGACCTCCCTGGATGAATTCACAGGCACCTTTTTTATCGGCCTTCCCTTCGTGAGCACTCTGCCCATGTTGCTCTACTCGTCCAGCGGCTTCAACCTGCAGTTTGCCTCGGTGATCGCGATCATATTGCTGGTTCCCAGCATCCTGTTCATGATCGTCATCGAGCGCTTTCTCAAGGCCGAGCATGTTGGCGGCATGGGCGTTTGA
- a CDS encoding ABC transporter permease subunit produces the protein MVNATIKKLDGREARDRLLTFLLLLPAVGLMLTLYAYPFAGSIVRSFLDSDGAWTLNNYLKVQDLYVRDIVFTLAVSLLSTVLATIISILLSSYLRLSSGGLASRIAGLIYRLPIFVPFVVVAQMMTTFLAPHGLLNIALSQLGLINIDAPLQLLDWKGLTFGFVWKQAAFMTLIVASGFMVIDDSYIEAARSVGAGTPQVIWRILIPMSRASISVALVLAFTSTVGTFTLPFMLIGGKSPTTITVDIAHRVTYFGDWGVANALGTVSYVLVLVAAIYYLRYNLKQGVYETQDG, from the coding sequence GTGGTTAACGCCACGATCAAGAAGCTTGATGGGAGGGAGGCCAGGGATAGGCTCCTGACCTTCCTCCTGCTTCTGCCCGCGGTGGGCCTGATGCTGACCCTCTACGCCTACCCGTTTGCCGGCTCCATCGTCCGCAGCTTTCTGGACAGCGACGGCGCCTGGACCCTGAACAACTATCTCAAAGTTCAGGATCTTTACGTGCGCGACATTGTCTTTACCCTGGCAGTTTCTCTGCTGAGCACAGTCCTGGCGACGATCATCAGCATCCTTTTATCCTCCTATCTGCGCCTATCCAGCGGCGGTCTGGCCTCGCGCATCGCCGGGCTTATCTACCGCCTGCCCATTTTTGTCCCCTTTGTCGTGGTGGCTCAGATGATGACCACCTTCCTGGCACCCCACGGCCTGTTGAATATCGCACTGTCCCAGCTGGGGTTGATTAACATCGACGCGCCTCTGCAATTGCTGGACTGGAAAGGGCTCACCTTTGGTTTCGTCTGGAAACAGGCTGCGTTCATGACACTGATCGTTGCCAGTGGCTTTATGGTAATTGACGATTCCTATATTGAGGCAGCGCGCAGCGTGGGTGCCGGAACCCCCCAGGTGATCTGGCGAATCCTGATCCCCATGAGTCGGGCCAGCATCTCGGTCGCCCTTGTGCTGGCGTTTACCTCTACGGTTGGTACGTTCACACTGCCCTTCATGCTTATCGGTGGAAAATCGCCCACGACCATCACCGTCGACATCGCCCATCGAGTGACCTACTTCGGCGACTGGGGCGTGGCCAATGCACTGGGTACTGTTTCCTACGTCCTGGTATTGGTCGCAGCCATCTACTACCTTCGCTACAACCTGAAGCAGGGGGTCTATGAAACGCAGGACGGATGA
- a CDS encoding extracellular solute-binding protein, translated as MKRRLLVLAVFSIAALVLAACPAPVAQVVEVVKEVPVVETVIVEVEKEIQAEETVELIYLTAGDVNMLALGQNVLTPDFEAMYPNVDVSTVHTGPGDAGSRLIFEKLKADKDSGKDPGDVDVVMAHQKFMSWAMEEDLLMDYAKDLDTWQYMTAADARNALGTDIEGYAMPMFHSQTALAYNPECVPDPPASYEELEEWVKENPGKFGYNGIKGGMSGVSFTVGWIYWKSDNYEQYAVTGPFDEAEVASWQPAFEDLKEFNKNVTFTAGNVGTLDALNRGEICIGPVWVDMFHTFMAEGKLDPNVRLLLPEPGMPGQPMYFVIPANAPHPEVAKKWIEYVTSPDIQGNVIIDRYNWYPGIDGSFVADVAPPEAFERLYADVPPEELAAKGRSFPTVDYFDAMLEAYEQWVTGG; from the coding sequence ATGAAGCGTCGTCTATTGGTGTTGGCAGTCTTTTCGATTGCTGCCCTGGTGCTGGCCGCCTGTCCCGCGCCGGTGGCCCAAGTTGTCGAGGTCGTAAAAGAGGTGCCGGTCGTAGAAACGGTCATCGTCGAGGTTGAGAAAGAGATCCAGGCCGAGGAGACAGTGGAGCTGATCTACCTGACGGCCGGTGACGTGAACATGCTGGCATTGGGTCAGAACGTTTTGACCCCCGATTTCGAGGCGATGTACCCAAACGTCGATGTCTCGACCGTGCATACCGGACCGGGTGATGCCGGTTCCCGGTTGATCTTCGAAAAGCTCAAAGCGGATAAGGATTCGGGCAAGGATCCCGGTGATGTGGACGTGGTCATGGCCCACCAGAAATTCATGTCCTGGGCCATGGAAGAGGACCTGCTCATGGACTATGCCAAGGATCTGGACACCTGGCAGTATATGACTGCGGCCGATGCCCGCAACGCCCTGGGCACCGACATCGAGGGTTACGCCATGCCCATGTTCCATAGCCAGACCGCCCTGGCCTACAACCCCGAATGCGTTCCGGACCCACCCGCCAGCTATGAGGAACTGGAGGAATGGGTCAAGGAAAATCCTGGTAAATTTGGCTACAATGGTATCAAAGGGGGCATGTCCGGCGTCTCCTTCACAGTCGGCTGGATCTACTGGAAGAGCGACAACTATGAACAATACGCCGTCACCGGTCCTTTCGACGAGGCCGAGGTCGCTTCCTGGCAACCTGCGTTCGAGGACTTGAAGGAGTTCAACAAGAATGTCACCTTCACAGCGGGCAACGTGGGCACCCTGGACGCGCTGAACCGTGGTGAGATCTGCATCGGGCCGGTTTGGGTGGACATGTTCCACACCTTCATGGCTGAGGGCAAACTGGATCCCAACGTTCGGCTGTTGTTGCCCGAACCTGGCATGCCGGGCCAGCCCATGTACTTCGTGATCCCCGCCAACGCGCCGCACCCCGAGGTAGCCAAAAAGTGGATCGAATACGTGACCAGCCCCGATATCCAGGGCAACGTCATCATCGATCGGTACAACTGGTATCCTGGTATCGATGGCAGCTTTGTGGCAGATGTTGCGCCACCTGAGGCGTTCGAGCGCCTCTACGCCGACGTGCCCCCGGAGGAACTTGCCGCCAAGGGCAGATCGTTCCCCACAGTCGACTACTTTGACGCAATGCTGGAAGCCTACGAGCAATGGGTGACTGGTGGTTAA
- a CDS encoding PadR family transcriptional regulator has product MGEKHGHRRRRRGRRDFWRAWREEWQDYWEEQDDPRQGIATPPPPPPPRMVARAWREFFHEYMGAWPEEHWAFGGRRFSPWHKGMDSFNPFVASLLSKGGGLLPLLVMDLLAQQARYGNELMELIGQRTGGQWVANPGAVYPLLTMLEKQGYVVGKWEDPRKRTVRIYHLTESGEQELVRLKAVVRPKLAEAAEVLQRLTHDLNGDSSDEQPPTVQDEITQETK; this is encoded by the coding sequence ATGGGCGAAAAACATGGACATCGCAGACGCAGGCGGGGACGCCGGGACTTCTGGCGGGCCTGGCGGGAGGAATGGCAGGATTACTGGGAGGAACAAGACGATCCCCGACAGGGTATAGCCACTCCCCCACCACCGCCGCCACCACGGATGGTTGCCCGGGCATGGCGTGAGTTTTTCCACGAATACATGGGAGCGTGGCCTGAGGAACATTGGGCCTTCGGCGGTCGCCGCTTCAGCCCCTGGCACAAGGGAATGGATTCCTTCAATCCTTTTGTGGCCAGCCTCTTGAGCAAAGGTGGTGGTCTGCTTCCCTTGCTGGTAATGGACCTGCTTGCGCAGCAAGCGCGCTACGGCAACGAGCTTATGGAGTTGATTGGCCAGCGAACCGGTGGCCAGTGGGTGGCAAACCCGGGTGCCGTCTATCCCCTTCTAACCATGCTGGAGAAGCAGGGTTATGTTGTTGGCAAATGGGAAGATCCCCGGAAACGCACCGTACGAATCTATCATCTGACCGAATCCGGAGAACAGGAGCTGGTCCGCTTGAAGGCCGTTGTGCGGCCCAAGCTGGCAGAAGCCGCTGAGGTACTGCAAAGACTGACGCACGACCTGAACGGCGACAGCAGCGACGAGCAGCCGCCCACTGTGCAGGACGAGATCACGCAAGAAACCAAGTAA